ATGGCGATATTGTTGAGCGTGGGGCGTTTGATGCAAGCTTGAAGAAACGCACGCCTGCACTTTTATGGCAACATGATCAAAAACAACCGATCGGTCGGTTTGAAATAATCCGTGAAGATGAAAAAGGCCTGTATGTGAAGGCTCGTATTGCGGTGAAAGGCGACGGTGAACGTGTTCATGAGCTTTTAAAAATGGGGGCCCTTAACGGGCTTTCCATTGGCTTTGTTGCCAAACGCGCGAGCCGTAGTGCCACAACAGGTGTTCGTACTATTCACGAGGCAGATTTGATGGAAGTATCCTTGGTTACCTTCCCTGCCAATGAAATGGCCCGCATCGAAAATGTAAAATCCCGCCAACAGGATACCACTATGCCTCATACACCCCGTTCTTTTGAAACTCTCCTCAGGGATAACGGTTTCTCCCGCACGCAGGCAAAAGCCATTACGGCAAAAGGCTTTAAAGCCGCAGGTTTTGGCGCTTCGGAGGAAGCAGAAATCGCGGACCTGATCCGCGAAGTGAAAACTCGCACTTTGGCACTCGAGGAGAAGAGATCGGGTGCGGATGCTGCAATCAGTGCCTTAGATTTGTTGTTTGGCGGGGAACTGGATGAAAATGGGCGACAGCGAGCAAGGGCGGAGGTTGCTCAGAAAATCAAAGAATATATCTTTAATTATATAGTTAGTGCGCGGTCAGGTGCTGAAAGAATGCCTGTGGTGTTAAATGCAGGTGAAAGTAAGAAGTTTTATATTCCGCCTCTTTTTGATAATCAGCCTAGAAGGTTAATTGGTGTTAAGGTCGAAAAACTGTCTGATAACAACGCAAACGTAAATTTTGCATGTATTGCTAAGTACATTGAATGGACGACAAGAGGGCCTAAACTGCAAACAGTGCATTTAGATAGTCAAAATAGCAGAGCGAGGATAGCTGTTGGTGGAGCAAGTATTATCCGTGCTTGGGCATTAAAAGCTGAAAAGCGTGATGTTGAGGATGCAGTAGCTATGCTGGATCGTTATTCGCAAGGCACACAGTTACAACTGAAATTACGTAAAGAAAATAATGTAGATAGACGACAAATAGCTTTCAGAATTCAAGTCGCCTAATAATTATATTTACCCCACATCTGGTCCATTAATTTATCCCAATGTGGGATAGTTGATAACGCGATAGTCTCGTCACAGGCAAGGGGGGGCTGATATGGGAAAAAGCTCTGATATACCTGCAAAATTGTTCCTAATTGATATTGCCTTACGGTGAATATTAAATCGGGCTTATCAGCATTTTCCAGCTCGAATTGTGCATAGCTTTGTACCGCATCCGGTTTGCTGCTAATAGGGTAGGCGTAATTGTCGGCATAAATGAAAAATGGCTTGTTAGGATTGGCCTTTAGAAAACTGACAAGAGCGGAACGTTCTTTTTTAAAGAGTGTGAAAGCAAGGCTCAGTTCCAACTCACCAAATTCATTTTTTCCAATATAAGAAATACAGGCTTTTTCAAATGGTTGTTGTGTGTCCATCTGAAAGGCTGGGTTTTGAGAGTATAAATCAAGAAATTTCTTTTGAGAAAAGGTGCCATTAAATGCGCTGATTGGCCCGCCTTTTATCGTGTTGTAAAGGCTGGGTTCCGTGAAATAGATAGCTGTTGGCTTTTGAGGTGTTTTTGTTTCTTCAAAACTATTTGTTTGTGATGAAGGCCATAAATAAAGAGCGGTAGCTGTTGTTACCAGTGCGCCAATGGCAAAACTCAGGATATGTGTTTTCATGTGTTTCCCCAACAATGAAATATATTCTTATAAATAGTTTTAACTATTTGATTGTGAAAATACTCGCAAAATAATGTTCATCTTTTGTTCATGGTGTATTATATACCTTATGGGTGCAATTATCACATTGGGGAAAATAATGAAAAAGTTCTTAAATGCGTTTCTTGTTGGTGGCTTGCTGATTTCAAGCACTGCCGCGTTTGCGGGGAAAGTTACACTTACTGTTGAATTTGATCGGGCAAAAATCAAGTTTCGTCAGATTGATACAGAGGTAACACCGGTTTGTACGTTTAAGCGTATGGTGGCTGAGCGCCTGAATATAAAGATGAAGGAATTTAATCTTAGAAGATCTGGTTCCTTATTGAGGGCAGATAATATGTTGAGTGATCACCGCATTCATTCTGGTTCAATCATTAAGGTTGAAAAAGTAAGTTATTCAAGCCAGTGCCGCTAAACGGAACGTAAAATAACATGAAGCCGCCTGCGTGATGCTGGCGGCTTTTTTTGTTGCTGATGCCAACAAAATTTGGCCCCCAAAACTGTGCGATGCAGGATGGATATCGCGGCCTTTTAAACCGCTCATTACCTAGTATGGGGATGAGCTTTTTTTATACCTTAAATTATGGAGTGATGTCATGGATATGACAGACCTGAAGTCCGCGATTGATGATCATATGGATGCGGCAGAAAACAGTATTATGGGCCTGAAAGGCCGACTTGATAACCTTGAAACAGAGCTTGCACGTCCTGGTTCAAATGGCGCATTCGGTTTTGCCGCTGATGATGCAGAGCATAAAACCGCTTTCCTTGATGGCTTTATCCAGAAAGGCGATGATACGGCGCTGAAAGCATTTGAAGCCAAAGCTCTTTCAACGGGCACTGGTGGTGATGGTGGTTTTGCTGTGCCAACAGTGATTGATGAAGAAATTGAAAAGCAGCTTGTTGACCTTTCTCCTCTGCGCAAGATCGTGAAGGTGAAAACAATTGAAACAAGCGATTATAAGCGTCTTGTTAACACTGGCGGTACTGGCTCTGGCTGGGTTGGTGAAACTGATGGCCGTACTGAAACGGATACACCTTCTCTGAAGGAAGTGTCGATTGTGCCAGGTGAGGTTTATGCAAATGCTGCGGCAACCCAGCGCGCTCTGGATGATATGCAGTTTGATGCGGAAGCATGGCTGCAAGAAGAAGTGGCAGAAGAATTTGCTGTGAAAGAAGCGGCTGCAATTGTGAATGGTTCAGGCACAGATCAGCCAAAAGGTTTTCTGCATGCTGATTACACGGCAACAATCGGCAAAGTAAAAACCGGTGCTGCTGGTGCGCTGCAAGATGCAGATGTGCTGATTGATGCCGTTCATGCGCTTAAGTCCCGCTACCGTCAGGGTGCATATTTTGTGATGAACAGTGCAACCCTCGCTGCAGTTCGCAAGCTCAAGGATGCTGACGGCAATTTCATTTGGCGTGCGGGCTTGATTGAAGGCCAGCCAGATATGCTACTGGGTTATCCAGTTGCCGAAGTTGAGGACATGCCTGATATGGCAGATGGTGCTTTTGCGATTGCCTTTGGTAACTTTGAGCGTGCTTATACTCTTGTCGAACGGGCAGGCGTGCGTGTGCTGCGTGATCCATATTCCAACAAGCCGTATGTGAATTTTTATGCCACCAAACGTGTGGGCGGTGCGCTTGTGAATGAAGATGCAATCAAGCTCGTGGAATTTTCTGCATAGGTTTTGCATAAAAAATACTCTGCCATTCTGCTCTTTGTGTT
This DNA window, taken from Kordiimonas sp. SCSIO 12603, encodes the following:
- a CDS encoding phage major capsid protein, with translation MDMTDLKSAIDDHMDAAENSIMGLKGRLDNLETELARPGSNGAFGFAADDAEHKTAFLDGFIQKGDDTALKAFEAKALSTGTGGDGGFAVPTVIDEEIEKQLVDLSPLRKIVKVKTIETSDYKRLVNTGGTGSGWVGETDGRTETDTPSLKEVSIVPGEVYANAAATQRALDDMQFDAEAWLQEEVAEEFAVKEAAAIVNGSGTDQPKGFLHADYTATIGKVKTGAAGALQDADVLIDAVHALKSRYRQGAYFVMNSATLAAVRKLKDADGNFIWRAGLIEGQPDMLLGYPVAEVEDMPDMADGAFAIAFGNFERAYTLVERAGVRVLRDPYSNKPYVNFYATKRVGGALVNEDAIKLVEFSA
- a CDS encoding HK97 family phage prohead protease, producing MTSQTTIFPLELKQESEDGTFEGYGAIFGNVDRDGDIVERGAFDASLKKRTPALLWQHDQKQPIGRFEIIREDEKGLYVKARIAVKGDGERVHELLKMGALNGLSIGFVAKRASRSATTGVRTIHEADLMEVSLVTFPANEMARIENVKSRQQDTTMPHTPRSFETLLRDNGFSRTQAKAITAKGFKAAGFGASEEAEIADLIREVKTRTLALEEKRSGADAAISALDLLFGGELDENGRQRARAEVAQKIKEYIFNYIVSARSGAERMPVVLNAGESKKFYIPPLFDNQPRRLIGVKVEKLSDNNANVNFACIAKYIEWTTRGPKLQTVHLDSQNSRARIAVGGASIIRAWALKAEKRDVEDAVAMLDRYSQGTQLQLKLRKENNVDRRQIAFRIQVA
- a CDS encoding ubiquitin-like domain-containing protein, with the translated sequence MKKFLNAFLVGGLLISSTAAFAGKVTLTVEFDRAKIKFRQIDTEVTPVCTFKRMVAERLNIKMKEFNLRRSGSLLRADNMLSDHRIHSGSIIKVEKVSYSSQCR